Part of the Micropterus dolomieu isolate WLL.071019.BEF.003 ecotype Adirondacks unplaced genomic scaffold, ASM2129224v1 scaffold_25, whole genome shotgun sequence genome is shown below.
GGAACAAAAATGACTTTGTTAAATTTAGAGAAAAATCACGGTCAAAAGGAACCAATGTTGACTGTCctcaaataaaagtaaacataaagttttatattattgtgtACTGAAGTCATGATGTTTGTCATGGGAAACAGTTGTGGAACATACTGAGCACATGTTTTAGAATTTGTTTTGGAATAGAAATCTTAGATTTGAGGAAAAATAACTTTACAAGGACAGTTTATCTTCAGATATATAATTAGCCCCCCAAAACAACCCAgaagatatttatttaaataactaaatCTTTGAAGCTGTggcaaatgttttatatttctaaCTGAATTCGACTTGACTTCCTGTCTAAATGGGTCAGAACCACTAGATTTGTTATTTCTCATCCCACGATCAGTCTACCAGTGTTCTGAGTTTTACCGGCCTCGCTCGGTCTCCTTACTCAACAATCTCGTCCTCCTCGTCCTCAAAGTTCTCATCGCCGTCGTTGGCGGTGGCCTCCTGGTACTGCTGGTACTCGGACACCAGGTCGTTCATGTTGCTCTCCGCCTCTGTGAACTCCATCTCGTCCATGCCCTCGCCCGTGAACCAATGCAGGAAAGCCTTTCGGCGGAACATGGCCGAGAACTGCTCAGAGATCCGCTTGAACAGCTCCTGGATTGCCGTACTGTTGCCGATGAAGGTGGCGGCCATCTTGAGCCCCCGAGGAGCAATGTCGCAGACGGCGACCTTGACGTTGTTGGGAATCCACTCCACGAAGTAGCTGCTGTTCTTGTTCTGGACGTTCAGCATCTGCTCGTCCACCTCCTTCATGGACATGGGCCCGCGGAAGACGGTGGCGACGGTGAGGTATCGTCCGTGGCGAGGGTCACAAGCCGCCATCATGTTTCTGGCGTCGAACATCTGCTGGGTGAGCTCGGGAACGGTGAGCGCTCGGTATTGCTGGCTGCCTCGCGCCGTCAGAGGAGCGAACCCCGGCATGAAGAAGTGGAGCCTGGGGAAAGGCACCATGTTGACGGCCAGCTTGCGAAGATCTGCGTTGAGCTGCCCGGGGAAGCGGAGCGAGGTTGTGACGCCGCTCATGGTGGCCGACACCAGGTGGTTGAGGTCGCCGTAGGTGGGCGTTGTGAGTTTAAGCGTGCGGAAGCAGATGTCGTAAAGGGCCTCGTTGTCGATGCAGTAGGTCTCGTCTGTGTTTTCCACCAGCTGGTGGACGGACAGAGTGGCGTTGTAGGGCTCCACCACGGTGTCCGAAACCTGGCAGACGGAAGGAAGATCACATATGTAAATACAGGATAACGCTGCTTTCACGCAGTGTTTGCAAAACCTCCTGTTATTCCAACAATGAGGGCTCATTTCCAGCGCCGTAGTCACCCTAAATACCCTAAACCAGGCTATTCGCCGCATGTTCACACGTGAAACCTGAAACAAACAGTGCAAAGCTTCTTTTTAATCTCTGAGGTTTGATTGGGCacttaagcttgatttatattCCTGCGTAGggtagccaggcatttatacgTGTGCGtcggtgtgtccgtcattctgcgattacacccccaaacgctagtcggcagtagcgcaaCAGCGTCCACCGTGTTGAcctttgccggccgagcaggctaacttccggtttagcgctccactaacgtgaatgggggtaaaattgtaactgttatagccttttcaaatgttagtGACCGAGTGGACCGCATCCGGATAGGGAAATGAGTCATtttgctcgggttgtgacggtcaaatatattgatccaccgtgtaaCAGACGCCTTTTTGGCCGCTAGTACAAGTTACTTTAAAAGCGCGgagtacttccggtcggctcggaggcattgtgAGGCGACCCAGccgaccaaacacagagcttaCAGTCCGCGTTGACTTGACGtgaagttacatttttgaggaggtgcacgtcaggctacgccgtagcctctgcgtagccccgtagcctacgacGTCGATTCGAcccagaagtataaattacacttttaaAAGACAACTTCACGGACTGTAAGAAAAAGGTTTGGGGGTTCTGCGAGAAGGATTTTCTTGGAAATGGTGGAAGAGAGGAATCAAAGAAagctgagggggaaaaaacactcaaaacatttaaacatatttgaCACATTCTCCCATCTGGCCGTCCTTCCCTCAGTCTACAAGCCCGCTCTGATACCTTAGGTGAGGGCATGACACTGAAGGTGTTCATGATCCGATCGGGGTACTCCTCCCGGATCTTGCTGATCAGCAGGGTGCCCATGCCCGAGCCGGTGCCCCCTCCCAGAGAGTGAGTCAGCTGGAAACCCTGCAGGCAGAATCGTAGGAGAtagtttgtttatttcacaGCAAACGGTGACGAGAAAGATGACAGTTAAGTGGATGGATGGTCAGGCTTTGTTCTCAGATATTTATTATAAATGGACCTGGATGACATGTTATTACTTCAAGCCAATGAAACTGTAGATCAACTGTTACTGATTTTAAACACTAGTGATGGAACAATACCAAAGACAAAGTTCTCAAATGGTAAATGTTGTCTAAATACAAGCAGACAGACACCTTTGTCTAAGTCAGTTCAAATTTGATTTAAGTCTGATCAGAGAAGAAGCAAACAAGAGTCTTTGATACTCTGCGGTACGGACATGTTTTGGTTTGTGCTAAAACAGTTTTGGGGTTGAAAACGCAGGAGAACTGCCACCTGGTGGACCTGGTAGGGTAACAGGTAATGGATTTTAAAGGTTCTGGAAACAGGGCGGTGTCAACTTCCTGGTGACACATGATGCAGAGAGCATCACCAACGACCATGATTTAAGCCACCAGGCGCCCATTTCACTTCATACTGTGTTTTTTGGTGAAtgttccaaaacaaatctgtaatcAATAACAAACTGCTACCAGGTGACCTGGGGCCTGTGGGGCCACTGAGGGTCACGGTGTAGCCCTCTTTGCCGATATCGCAGATCATCGAGGAGATTATAAAACCTACAAATATTATTAGGTGAAAGAAGAAACTGGTACTTTGGCTCCGCTTGTTTCTGCCTGTAAAGCAGCTCTACGTCAGACACACGAAAAGCTAAAAGCCATTAGTCCTCTTCACCTGGAGACAGTCGCAGTGCTCGCACTCCTTCCTCACTATGTCCAGGACCGAGTCCACGAGCTCCGCCCCCTCCGTGTAGTGACCTTTGGCCCAGTTGTTCCCCGCACCTGTCTGACCTGCAGACAACCAATCAGCACAGAGAAAATCCAtctgtgaaatgtgaaacgatGGCCACAACAGATGGGAATGCGTGcgtgcagacacacactcgGCGGGTGACCCACTTCTCAGCAGGACAGAGAAGCTGTGAGATTTTATTTCTGGATAAGAAAGACCtccctgcttcttcttctcctcctgagacatcagtttataaaacaaacgctggagatatttcagtctgtttACTGTACAAATGTAATGCTGGAAagtttcactgctgctgcagctctgtcctcCACACAAAGTCTAAAGTATCTCTTACACTGACTcatctgcagctctgcagcttttagcctcttttaggTCCTAGTTTTGGTTTTGCAGCACATTTCCTGTCTAG
Proteins encoded:
- the tubb6 gene encoding tubulin, beta 6 class V, which translates into the protein MREIVHIQAGQCGNQIGTKFWEVISDEHGIDPAGSYVGDSSLQLDRVNVYYNEASSHKYVPRAVLVDLEPGTMDSVRSGAFGQLFRPDNFIFGQTGAGNNWAKGHYTEGAELVDSVLDIVRKECEHCDCLQGFQLTHSLGGGTGSGMGTLLISKIREEYPDRIMNTFSVMPSPKVSDTVVEPYNATLSVHQLVENTDETYCIDNEALYDICFRTLKLTTPTYGDLNHLVSATMSGVTTSLRFPGQLNADLRKLAVNMVPFPRLHFFMPGFAPLTARGSQQYRALTVPELTQQMFDARNMMAACDPRHGRYLTVATVFRGPMSMKEVDEQMLNVQNKNSSYFVEWIPNNVKVAVCDIAPRGLKMAATFIGNSTAIQELFKRISEQFSAMFRRKAFLHWFTGEGMDEMEFTEAESNMNDLVSEYQQYQEATANDGDENFEDEEDEIVE